The candidate division WOR-3 bacterium genome contains a region encoding:
- a CDS encoding GTP cyclohydrolase I FolE2, whose protein sequence is MDDIRRQPSACSTAIDKVGVKNLSYPIVLLDKAHRKQHTVARISMYVDLPREHRGTYMGRFVEVLSRYHREIDLHRVGAILRDMRKELEADSAHLEMEFPYFVEKAAPVSKARGLMDYRCWVVAELRDRFRLRLGVAVPVATLCPCSKEMVETGAHNQRAEIRVAVEFREFLWLEDLIDLVEDCGSSEVYSRLEREDEKHLTARALENPAFVEDVVRKVAKRLDEHPLVTGYEVAVESFESIHHHDAYAYICRLPDAVEGGRTGGGQ, encoded by the coding sequence ATGGACGATATCCGACGACAGCCGTCCGCTTGCAGCACGGCGATCGACAAGGTAGGGGTCAAGAACCTCAGCTACCCGATTGTGCTGCTGGACAAGGCGCACCGCAAGCAACATACGGTTGCCCGCATCAGCATGTACGTCGATCTGCCGCGAGAGCACCGCGGTACTTACATGGGGCGCTTCGTCGAAGTACTCAGTCGGTACCATCGAGAGATTGACCTCCATCGGGTGGGCGCGATCCTGCGCGACATGCGTAAGGAACTCGAGGCCGACTCGGCGCACCTGGAGATGGAGTTCCCCTACTTCGTCGAGAAGGCGGCGCCCGTCTCAAAGGCGCGCGGGTTGATGGACTACCGGTGCTGGGTCGTGGCCGAGCTGCGGGACCGGTTTCGCCTGCGGCTCGGGGTAGCGGTCCCGGTCGCGACGCTCTGTCCCTGTTCCAAGGAGATGGTAGAGACGGGTGCGCACAATCAGCGGGCGGAAATCCGCGTCGCGGTAGAGTTCCGGGAGTTCCTCTGGCTCGAGGACCTGATCGATCTGGTCGAGGACTGTGGTTCGAGCGAAGTCTACTCGCGGCTCGAGCGGGAAGACGAGAAACACCTGACGGCCCGGGCGCTTGAGAACCCGGCTTTCGTCGAGGACGTCGTCCGGAAGGTGGCGAAGCGGCTGGACGAGCATCCGCTCGTGACCGGCTACGAGGTCGCGGTAGAGAGCTTCGAATCCATCCATCATCACGATGCATATGCGTACATCTGCCGGCTCCCGGATGCAGTAGAAGGGGGCAGGACTGGAGGTGGACAATGA
- a CDS encoding VCBS repeat-containing protein produces MMILLVFAFVLLGFATEASLPAPTFAGRLPAGVETGFAARLDSAGGQHLLASRGGMLVAFAFQHGGFVPQCSLPLPAPIAAPDGGSPLSTGSIVTAGDVDSDGLDEIVVAGSRSLRKYELVRGTFALTAEATLRPDSGRRPGWCFDVSIGDVDRDAINEVLLAGVRSLPAFEPDGVDHPVTLSVCRWIGKDLAQIWNDHGALGLGGPSWATPIDKMVGVLDPSNSGHSVLLVEEGRSDVRACTYNEMYWTPSGLREIGKFVVRDGRIQRKVRDSNPMHSAVGCDFARVSGVTAVLGGMVQQDYVWQGEYFIFSRDSAYEHRVLWSDSDHNWYSPSGGILTDLDGKGTGALRFRYSRDRGPSFEFYRL; encoded by the coding sequence GTGATGATTCTGCTGGTCTTCGCCTTTGTTCTGCTCGGGTTCGCGACTGAAGCGTCACTTCCCGCACCGACCTTCGCGGGTAGGCTGCCCGCCGGGGTCGAGACTGGATTCGCCGCGCGGCTGGATTCTGCCGGCGGTCAACACCTGCTGGCCTCGCGCGGCGGGATGCTCGTGGCCTTCGCGTTCCAGCACGGAGGCTTTGTGCCTCAATGCAGCCTACCGCTGCCCGCGCCGATCGCAGCCCCGGACGGCGGTTCACCGCTGAGCACGGGCAGCATAGTCACTGCCGGAGACGTGGATAGCGACGGGCTGGACGAAATCGTGGTTGCCGGCAGCCGATCGTTGCGGAAGTACGAACTAGTCAGAGGCACGTTCGCCCTGACCGCTGAAGCGACATTGAGGCCTGATTCGGGTCGCCGTCCCGGGTGGTGCTTTGACGTCTCCATCGGTGATGTGGACCGCGATGCCATCAACGAAGTTCTGCTCGCTGGAGTACGGAGCCTTCCTGCGTTCGAACCCGACGGGGTCGATCATCCCGTCACGCTGTCTGTCTGCCGCTGGATTGGCAAGGACCTCGCTCAGATCTGGAATGACCATGGAGCGCTCGGGCTGGGAGGCCCTTCGTGGGCGACGCCAATTGACAAGATGGTGGGCGTGCTCGACCCATCGAATTCAGGGCATTCAGTGTTGCTGGTGGAAGAAGGCAGGTCCGATGTCAGGGCCTGTACCTACAATGAGATGTACTGGACTCCCAGCGGCCTGCGCGAGATTGGGAAGTTCGTGGTCCGTGACGGCAGGATTCAGCGGAAAGTCAGAGACAGCAACCCCATGCACTCAGCGGTTGGCTGCGACTTCGCTAGGGTCAGCGGGGTGACTGCCGTCCTGGGCGGCATGGTCCAGCAGGACTACGTGTGGCAGGGGGAGTACTTCATCTTCTCGCGGGACTCCGCGTACGAGCATCGCGTGCTCTGGTCGGACAGCGACCACAACTGGTACAGCCCGAGTGGCGGCATCCTCACTGACCTCGACGGCAAAGGAACCGGGGCACTGCGTTTCAGGTACTCACGCGACCGCGGTCCGAGCTTCGAGTTCTACCGGCTGTAG